A stretch of the Nakaseomyces glabratus chromosome L, complete sequence genome encodes the following:
- the DIM1 gene encoding putative dimethyladenosine transferase (CAGL0L07678g~Putative essential 18S rRNA dimethylase; gene is downregulated in azole-resistant strain) has product MAKADKKKYSGATTNKQVAAEKHLTSVFKFNTDLGQHILKNPLVAQGIVDKAQIKPSDIVLEVGPGTGNLTVRILEQARKVVAVEMDPRMAAELTKRVHGTPAEKKLEIMLGDFMKTELPYFDICISNTPYQISSPLVFKLINQPRPPRVSILMFQREFAMRLLARPGDSLYCRLSANVQMWANVTHIMKVGRNNFRPPPQVESSVVRIEIKNPRPQIDFNEWDGLLRIVFVRKNRTISAGFKSTTVLEILEKNYKTFLAINNQSIDETENLQSLIKQKIETVLKETGLAEKRAGKCDQTDFLKLLYAFHQVGIHFS; this is encoded by the coding sequence ATGGCTAAAGCTGATAAGAAGAAGTACTCTGGTGCGACGACAAATAAGCAAGTTGCGGCTGAGAAGCACTTGACATCTGTTTTCAAGTTCAATACTGATCTTGGTCAGCATATCTTGAAAAATCCACTGGTTGCACAAGGTATTGTTGATAAGGCTCAGATCAAACCTTCTGATATAGTTTTAGAAGTTGGTCCTGGTACAGGTAACTTGACTGTTCGTATACTGGAGCAAGCTAGAAAGGTTGTTGCAGTGGAAATGGATCCCAGAATGGCTGCTGAACTAACAAAGAGAGTTCATGGAACCCCAGCTGAGAAGAAATTAGAGATCATGCTTGGTGACTTTATGAAAACAGAGCTACCTTACTTCGATATCTGTATAAGTAATACACCATACCAAATCTCTTCGCCTTTAGTTTTTAAACTGATCAACCAACCAAGACCCCCAAGAGTTAGCATTCTGATGTTTCAAAGGGAATTTGCTATGAGACTACTGGCAAGACCAGGCGATTCGTTATATTGTAGATTATCAGCCAATGTTCAAATGTGGGCCAATGTTACACACATCATGAAAGTAGGTAGAAACAACTTCAGGCCACCACCTCAAGTTGAATCAAGTGTTGTAAGAATAGAAATCAAGAACCCAAGGCCACAAATTGATTTCAACGAGTGGGATGGTCTTCTGAGAATAGTGTTTGTGAGAAAAAATCGTACCATCTCTGCGGGTTTCAAATCTACAACAGTGCTGGAGATCTTAGAAAAGAACTATAAGACATTCCTTGCAATTAATAACCAATCTATAGACGAGACCGAAAATCTACAAAGTTTGATTAAACAGAAGATTGAAACTGTGCTAAAAGAAACAGGGCTGGCTGAGAAAAGAGCTGGTAAATGTGATCAAACTGATTTCTTGAAACTTCTTTACGCATTCCACCAAGTTGGTATTCACTTCTCATAA
- a CDS encoding uncharacterized protein (CAGL0L07568g~Protein of unknown function): MFLATVNHMVDCAIGVGGKPGSRTEGSTSVEMPTTEDGTGICGMGSGEIMLNNGPEIFVTSETLVQGDTFFSYLYRRSFYEIKESRRSHFPKTYQIGTDNSFCIMF, translated from the coding sequence ATGTTCCTTGCAACAGTTAATCACATGGTCGACTGTGCAATTGGAGTGGGAGGTAAACCAGGCAGCAGAACGGAGGGAAGCACTTCAGTGGAAATGCCTACAACGGAGGACGGTACCGGCATATGTGGAATGGGATCCGGCGAAATAATGCTAAATAACGGGCCTGAAATATTTGTCACCTCAGAAACATTAGTACAAGGAGatacatttttttcttatctcTACAGGAGAAGCTTCTACGAGATCAAAGAAAGCCGCCGGAGTCACTTTCCCAAAACTTACCAAATTGGGACTGATAACAGTTTCTGCATAATGTTCTAG
- the BAP2 gene encoding branched-chain amino acid permease BAP2 (CAGL0L07546g~Ortholog(s) have amino acid transmembrane transporter activity, role in amino acid transport, transmembrane transport and endoplasmic reticulum, mitochondrion localization) gives MFSKVKNYGSSSKKESTAEEFTIPEYSRDDGEKYAGNSNDYSQRDSDNTSIESEPRTKLVHRFVDSFKRAQDVPTGRKSKEIGNNGGSKTKGGFEEDSLDLEGSDHDSIITNTHLKKAMKSRHVMMMSLGTGIGTGLLVANAKGLHFGGPAALVIGYVLVSFVTYFMIQAAGEMAVTYPTLPGNFNAYSSIFVSNAFGFATVWIFCIQWLTVLPLELITASLTIKYWNDKINADVFIVIFYVFLLCIHLFGGVIAYGETEFLFNLCKILMVIGFIIMSIVINAGGAGNREYIGGKFWHDPGAFAGKTAGSRFKGICYVLVSGYFSYGGTELFALSVNEQSNPRRSTPQASKSSLYRILIIYLLTMILIGFNVPYDSDELMGSGGSATHASPYVLAASLNGVKIAPHFINAVILISVISVANSSLYAAPRLMCSLAQQGYAPKFLDYVDRQGRPLLALIACLLVGVIGFVAASPKEEEVFTWLAAIAGLSELFTWSSIMLSHVRFRMAMKLQNRSLEELGYKATTGIYGSIYGVCFNLLVFAAQFWTALFPFGGDGKANANSFFANYLAMPIWLVFYFGYMLWTRDFQLLKPLDKIDLDFHRRIYDPELMRQEDEESKERLRNGSFMMRMYHFWC, from the coding sequence ATGTTTTCCAAGGTGAAGAATTATGGGTCTTCATCTAAGAAGGAATCCACAGCGGAGGAGTTCACCATACCGGAGTACTCCAGGGATGACGGCGAGAAGTACGCTGGAAATAGTAATGACTACAGCCAGCGCGACAGCGATAATACATCTATAGAGTCAGAACCAAGAACTAAGCTTGTACATAGGTTTGTCGACTCTTTCAAGAGAGCACAGGATGTGCCCACAGGCCGTAAGAGCAAAGAAATCGGCAACAATGGCGGATCCAAGACTAAAGGTGGCTTTGAAGAGGATTCTCTTGACCTAGAAGGTTCTGACCATGACTCCATAATAACTAACACacatttgaagaaagcGATGAAGTCCAGACATGTTATGATGATGTCTTTAGGTACGGGTATCGGTACTGGTCTGTTGGTCGCTAACGCTAAGGGTCTGCACTTCGGTGGGCCCGCTGCGTTGGTCATCGGTTATGTTCTAGTTTCCTTTGTCACATATTTCATGATTCAAGCAGCAGGTGAAATGGCTGTCACATACCCAACTCTTCCTGGTAATTTCAATGCATACAGTTCCATTTTTGTCTCAAATGCGTTCGGTTTTGCCACAGTCTGGATTTTCTGTATCCAATGGTTAACTGTCCTACCGCTAGAATTGATTACTGCCTCCTTGACTATAAAGTATTGGAACGACAAAATAAACGCTGATGTTTTCATCGTGATTTTCTATGTCTTCCTGTTGTGTATCCATCTATTCGGTGGTGTTATCGCCTACGGTGAAACTGAATTCCTGTTCAACCTATGTAAAATTCTCATGGTCATTGGTTTTATTATCATGTCCATTGTTATTAACGCAGGTGGTGCAGGTAACAGGGAGTACATCGGTGGCAAATTCTGGCACGATCCAGGTGCTTTTGCCGGTAAAACTGCAGGTTCAAGGTTCAAAGGTATTTGTTACGTTTTGGTCAGTGGTTACTTCTCTTACGGTGGTACTGAACTGTTTGCCCTATCTGTCAATGAACAATCAAATCCAAGAAGATCTACTCCACAAGCTTCTAAGAGTAGTTTATACCgtattttgattatttaCTTATTGACAATGATTTTGATCGGCTTCAATGTGCCTTATGACAGTGACGAATTGATGGGTTCAGGTGGCTCTGCTACTCACGCTTCTCCATATGTCTTGGCTGCATCATTGAATGGAGTTAAAATTGCTCCTCATTTTATCAATGCCGTCATCTTGATCTCCGTTATTTCTGTTGCCAATTCATCTCTATACGCTGCACCAAGATTGATGTGTTCTTTGGCTCAGCAAGGTTACGCTCCTAAATTTTTGGATTATGTGGACAGACAAGGTAGACCTTTGCTTGCGTTGATCGCTTGTTTGCTTGTTGGTGTCATTGGTTTCGTTGCCGCCTCTCctaaggaagaagaagtcttTACTTGGTTGGCTGCCATTGCAGGTTTAAGTGAACTTTTCACCTGGTCATCCATCATGTTGTCTCATGTTAGATTTAGAATGGCAATGAAGTTACAGAACAGAAGTTTGGAAGAATTAGGATATAAAGCCACTACTGGTATCTATGGTTCCATATATGGTGTTTGCTTCAACTTGTTAGTCTTCGCAGCCCAGTTTTGGACCGCTCTGTTCCCATTTGGTGGCGATGGTAAAGCTAATGCTAACTCTTTCTTTGCTAACTATCTAGCTATGCCAATCTGGCTAGTCTTTTACTTCGGTTACATGCTGTGGACACGTGATTTCCAATTATTAAAACCACTTGATAAAATAGATCTTGACTTTCATAGAAGAATTTATGATCCAGAACTAATGAGACAAGAGGATGAAGAATCTAAGGAAAGACTAAGGAATGGCTCTTTTATGATGAGAATGTATCATTTCTGGTGTTAA
- the POL4 gene encoding DNA-directed DNA polymerase IV (CAGL0L07700g~Ortholog(s) have DNA-directed DNA polymerase activity and role in double-strand break repair via nonhomologous end joining), with translation MGILSGKKFLILPNSHTASVNILAGIVKEQGGFLVSSADRLSNDVVVLVNDSFVDKTNKIVNRGLFLKEFELDASVVWTYVLENELVCLRVSLVPSWVENGTFHFSDSERIILLDSESQERDTKNVQFHSAGNEEAGSDDETDVEGNKESTGDMTDVSDTATPQLQSSPLSKYIKQEEDIDNQVLINALGRLVKKYEVKGDQYRSRSYRLAKQAVEKYPHKITSGSQAQRQLSNIGSSIAKKIQLLLDTGTLPGLEDPATDEYESSLGYFSECYGIGVPMAKKWITLNISTFYRAVRLHPKLFISDWPILYGWTYYEDWSKRIPRDEVTAHFELVKEEVRRVGNGCSVEMQGSYVRGARDTGDVDLMFYKENCDDLEEVTIGMENVAASLYQKGYIKCFLLLTDKLERMFRPDILSRLQKCGIAEISNEHTFRNSDRGKKLFFGVELPGDYPIYPFDDKDILQLKPQDKFMSKSKDADHFCRRLDFFCCKWSELGAARIHYTGNTDYNRWLRVRAMDMGYKLTQHGIFKDDVLLESFDERKIFEYLHVPYLNPVDRNKTDWVNIPIPK, from the coding sequence ATGGGAATATTATCTGGCAAGAAGTTCTTGATATTACCGAACTCTCATACTGCATCAGTGAATATTTTAGCTGGGATAGTGAAGGAACAAGGAGGTTTTCTAGTGAGTTCAGCAGATCGGTTAAGCAACGATGTGGTGGTATTAGTTAATGATTCGTTTGTTGACAAGACCAATAAGATAGTCAATCGCGggttgttcttgaaagaattcGAGTTGGATGCTTCTGTGGTTTGGACTTATGTATTGGAAAATGAGCTGGTGTGCCTAAGAGTATCTTTGGTACCCTCATGGGTGGAAAACGGAACTTTCCATTTCAGTGATAGTGAAAGAATAATACTTTTAGACAGTGAGAGTCAAGAGCGGGATACTAAGAACGTTCAATTTCATAGTGCTGGAAATGAAGAAGCAGGTAGCGACGATGAAACGGATGTGGAAGGAAATAAAGAATCAACGGGAGATATGACTGATGTGTCAGACACAGCCACGCCGCAATTACAGAGTTCACCACTGAGTAAGTATATTaagcaagaagaagacataGATAATCAAGTCTTAATAAATGCCCTTGGGAGATTAGTGAAAAAGTATGAAGTTAAGGGCGACCAGTATAGGTCGAGAAGTTACAGATTAGCAAAGCAAGCGGTCGAGAAGTATCCTCATAAAATTACTTCCGGATCGCAAGCTCAGCGGCAGTTATCTAACATTGGGTCTAGCATCGCTAAGAAAATTCAGCTTTTATTAGACACTGGGACGCTTCCGGGATTGGAAGACCCAGCTACAGACGAATATGAAAGCTCTTTGGGCTATTTTTCGGAATGTTACGGAATTGGGGTCCCTATGGCGAAGAAATGGATTACATTGAATATATCAACGTTCTATAGAGCCGTCAGACTGCATCCTAAACTATTTATTTCCGACTGGCCAATACTATACGGCTGGACATATTATGAGGATTGGTCAAAGAGAATCCCACGAGATGAAGTAACTGCCCATTTTGAGCTAGTAAAAGAGGAAGTAAGACGAGTAGGAAATGGATGTAGTGTAGAGATGCAAGGAAGTTATGTGCGTGGGGCGAGAGATACAGGAGATGTTGACTTAATGTTTTATAAGGAGAATTGCGATGACCTGGAGGAAGTTACTATTGGTATGGAAAATGTCGCTGCAAGTCTATATCAGAAAGGATATATTAAGTGCTTCCTGCTATTGACAGATAAACTAGAGCGAATGTTTAGGCCAGACATACTCTCTAGGTTACAAAAATGTGGAATTGCGGAGATCAGTAATGAGCACACATTCCGCAATTCAGATCGCGGCAAGAAATTGTTTTTCGGGGTAGAACTTCCTGGGGACTATCCAATTTATCCATTCGATGATAAGGATATACTTCAATTAAAGCCGCAGGACAAGTTTATGTCTAAGAGCAAAGATGCTGACCATTTTTGCCGCCGATTAGATTTCTTCTGTTGCAAATGGTCTGAACTTGGTGCTGCTCGCATACACTATACCGGTAATACTGATTATAATAGGTGGTTAAGGGTCCGCGCCATGGATATGGGGTATAAGTTGACTCAGCACGGTATCTTTAAAGATGATGTTCTTTTAGAGAGTTTTGacgaaagaaaaatatttgaatatctGCACGTACCTTATCTCAATCCTGTTGATCGTAACAAGACAGATTGGGTAAACATTCCTATACCGAAATGA
- a CDS encoding SRP1/TIP1 family protein (CAGL0L07502g~Putative GPI-linked cell wall protein), whose product MSKFAVLIAAIAATLVNAQNAVEVAEIQVLVNDINSNLAQYLSLETNPDSGFQIPDNLLSLYRNVATYTDDSFSTLLSGVNFDEITSTIVGLPWYSSRLLPALESASSAAAGSGDAAAAPASANASSVSAAVTSLSSAINSTSSASASATGAVVTSANLTSVSANSTRSGSRSATRSASATGGVAGGNRTNGSTNGTKTSSTKSKNGVAKVEAGLAGALLAGAAAMLL is encoded by the coding sequence atgtCTAAGTTCGCTGTTCTAATCGCTGCTATTGCTGCTACTCTAGTCAACGCTCAAAATGCTGTTGAAGTTGCCGAAATCCAAGTTTTGGTCAACGACATCAACTCTAACTTGGCTCAATACTTGTCTCTAGAAACCAACCCAGACTCCGGTTTCCAAATTCCAGACAACTTGTTGTCTTTGTACAGAAACGTCGCCACTTACACTGACGACTCTTTCTCTACTTTGTTGAGCGGTGTCAACTTCGATGAAATTACCTCCACCATTGTCGGTTTGCCATGGTACTCCTCCAGATTGTTGCCAGCTCTAGAATCTGCCTCCAGTGCCGCTGCTGGTTCTGGTGACGCTGCCGCTGCCCCAGCTTCCGCTAACGCTTCCTCCGTCTCCGCTGCTGTCACTTCTTTGTCCAGCGCTATCAACTCCACTTCTTCCGCTTCTGCTTCCGCCACCGGTGCCGTCGTTACCAGCGCTAACCTAACCTCTGTTTCTGCTAACTCTACCCGTTCCGGCAGCAGATCTGCTACCAGATCCGCTTCTGCTACTGGTGGTGTTGCTGGTGGTAACCGTACCAACGGTTCTACCAACGGTACCAAGACCTCTTCTACTAAGTCTAAGAACGGTGTCGCTAAGGTTGAAGCTGGTCTAGCTGGTGCTTTGCTAGCCGGTGCTGCCGCTATGTTGCTATGA
- a CDS encoding uncharacterized protein (CAGL0L07590g~Protein of unknown function): protein MISRRDTVTFQRSRAPSPCSLYDIKEKEESTTVVTEIKEMEKPAVHLYNIFSIPMKRIPETEDSPSNK, encoded by the coding sequence ATGATATCAAGAAGAGACACAGTTACGTTTCAAAGATCAAGAGCCCCATCTCCATGTTCACTTTATGATATCAAAGAGAAGGAAGAATCTACAACGGTTGTTACAGAAATCAAAGAGATGGAAAAACCGGCAGTACAcctatataatattttctccATACCAATGAAACGAATACCAGAGACAGAGGATAGCCCTTCAAACAAGTAA
- the GLO1 gene encoding lactoylglutathione lyase GLO1 (CAGL0L07656g~Ortholog(s) have lactoylglutathione lyase activity, zinc ion binding activity, role in glutathione metabolic process, methylglyoxal catabolic process to D-lactate via S-lactoyl-glutathione and cytosol, nucleus localization) has protein sequence MSYPHKIAAAHDDPTLMFNHTCLRIKDPAKSIPFYQKHFGMELLNKLDFPEMKFSLFFLSFPKDNVAKNSEGKNDVFSTSGILELTHNWGSENDADFKICNGNEEPHRGFGHICFSYADINAACSKLEAEGVSFKKRLTDGRMKDIAFALDPDGYWIELIRYDRENSPKKDVGSRFNHTMVRVKDPKASLEFYQNVLGMKLLRTSEHEAAKFTLYFLGYKVSSEDNEFSHEGVLELTHNWGTENEADFKYHNGNDKPQGYGHICVSCKDPAKLCNEIEQTYGDKIQWAPKFNQGKLKNIAFLKDPDGYSIEVVPHGLIV, from the coding sequence ATGTCCTACCCACACAAGATTGCTGCTGCTCACGATGACCCAACCTTGATGTTCAACCACACATGTTTGCGTATCAAGGATCCTGCTAAAAGTATTCCTTTCTACCAAAAACATTTTGGTATGGAATTGCTGAACAAGCTTGACTTCCCAGAGATGAAGTTCagtttgttcttcttgtctttcCCTAAGGACAACGTCGCTAAGAATAGCGAAGGTAAGAACGATGTGTTCAGCACTTCTGGTATCCTTGAACTAACACACAATTGGGGATCTGAAAACGATGCCGACTTCAAGATCTGCAATGGTAATGAGGAACCACACCGTGGGTTTGGTCACATCTGCTTCTCATATGCTGACATCAACGCTGCATGCTCTAAGTTAGAAGCTGAAGGTGTGtctttcaagaagagaTTGACAGATGGTAGAATGAAAGATATCGCCTTTGCATTAGATCCTGATGGTTATTGGATTGAATTGATTCGTTATGACAGAGAAAACTCTCCAAAGAAGGATGTCGGTTCCAGATTCAACCATACCATGGTTCGTGTCAAGGATCCAAAGGCCTCCTTGGAATTCTACCAAAACGTTCTAGGTATGAAGCTGCTAAGAACTAGTGAGCATGAGGCTGCTAAATTCACGCTATATTTCCTAGGCTACAAAGTCAGCTCCGAGGATAATGAATTTTCTCATGAAGGTGTCCTAGAGTTGACCCATAACTGGGGTACTGAAAACGAGGCAGACTTCAAATACCATAACGGCAATGACAAGCCTCAGGGCTATGGTCACATTTGCGTGAGTTGTAAGGACCCAGCTAAGTTATGtaatgaaattgaacaaACGTATGGCGATAAGATTCAATGGGCTCCTAAATTTAACCAAGGAAAGTTGAAGAACATCGCTTTCCTAAAAGACCCAGATGGATACTCTATCGAAGTTGTCCCACATGGTTTAATTGTTTGA
- a CDS encoding uncharacterized protein (CAGL0L07634g~Protein of unknown function): protein MTTHSNFQLPPLLNPLLNAICNCGEPNSSPLKKLYTQLGKKDKYLILVPPTELLLYYSDKESNSELHDLCYTPNFASAHILLLDATDTEVNNGDEAVLIKNIEKRYDVHFIKAMDQSWKFINWKNRVIYEFNKLGDQIKNRAKILDIESIPIFNNYMKTTDNTITIMYIDDVFLNGTLECNLRSDIDLLRSPSMRSIPTAKRPSLINKKSTDYENSKSKATFDSILRVNKHWSSKFEQHFQKFRLLANQDDLPIDVFHNIIEEMHEEMVSDNLFKNIVDLRNIIYEYVELNLFDDIWKMILRMNKEVEIDLNPFGNISIYQVDSEFLSTEYSKFFLENVITAERNIKEASKSLQKIESASNYKSKANILILTLRTLTGNKENDGYSSKNDDGNLSFFPLAIDADRLMNLFVLVTCRAQIKNLKCHLSYLQNFYNNDSDTKFGILGYALSTLEAVVCYFEQLKEKENYRKLIDFCNSNERLVKVLSSTKKYETNAALYFLRKYEGSLRYRDSLGQSLLALCIIHGRNDFLYHILNEYETLFPIEDLLADESIDGSTLLIQAVKHDNQYSASLLLNILKDNCTEIELIAYINRHDINKRTAGHFLTNELEVLKLMGKYINWVQKDNAGQTPLFTIFRSYDQDNYDEMVSQSMEYATNWYGLNGKNFNYLDHVDKKGNTLLHILKCNLPILLADKHINVNATNRSGQTPLMTSIRYKRTENIRDLLCDPRLRVDITQKNNALTAFDFSKDDEITHLLGEHELLNSPWLAVYAHTLKYTNSRWNLSLTVKLKDAPKTTNFTLKTLRGILRVVIKNNMTVFLPVQELVEDLISFNRIRFSELMRIKVLEMLPFISFCLSALVHIKVLDLNVFQTEENAIKWVKMNGSVDKKTNQTSDITPEDISMIQNFLKFNITEIERTKNKLEIAEKLSLFSRLKSKDLLNSNENYVTIVSQLSSKRFRSTLKYSAEDTKLLSVRAEKALLSKITYLKICAQKLHNHILSITTTMISNWWHIYGELLNAHKHYTRAFPELANVTTENRDLALHRMISNPKRIKLEERLSEKIKDITEQLNSVGHDIKQMHELAAEEVSRFIDLKTKFTLEYALQSYLTISKQEHIEKDRLHWEFQENKTVFKQ from the coding sequence ATGACTACACATTCCAACTTTCAACTCCCACCATTACTCAACCCACTTTTAAATGCGATATGTAATTGCGGTGAGCCAAATAGCTCTCCATTAAAGAAACTGTATACACAGCTAGGCAAGAAAgacaaatatttgatacTTGTGCCCCCAACTGAATTGCTTTTGTATTACAGTGACAAGGAGTCGAATTCTGAACTACATGACTTGTGCTATACACCAAATTTCGCTAGTGCTCACATATTACTTTTAGATGCTACTGATACCGAGGTCAATAATGGGGATGAAGCGGTTCTAATTAAAAACATTGAGAAGAGGTATGATGTCCATTTTATCAAAGCTATGGATCAATCGTGGAAATTCATTAACTGGAAGAACCGAGTTATATATGAGTTCAACAAACTGGGTGACCAGATAAAGAATAGGGCCAAAATTCTTGATATTGAGTCAATACCGATATTTAATAACTACATGAAAACAACAGATAATACCATAACAATTATGTATATTGATGATGTGTTTTTAAATGGAACTCTAGAGTGTAATTTACGTTCCGATATAGATCTCCTGCGAAGTCCATCAATGAGATCGATACCAACTGCAAAGAGGCCAtcattaattaataaaaaatctaCTGATTATGAGAACTCTAAATCTAAAGCAACCTTTGACAGTATACTACGAGTAAATAAACATTGGAGCTCAAAGTTTGAACAGcattttcaaaagtttCGTTTATTAGCCAATCAAGATGATCTTCCAATTGACGTATTCCataatattattgaagAGATGCATGAAGAAATGGTGTCAGACAATCTGTTTAAAAACATTGTTGATCTTCGAAATATCATATATGAATATGTTGAACTGAACTTATTTGACGATATATGGAAGATGATTTTAAGAATGAATAAAGAGGTTGAAATTGATCTCAATCCATTTGGCAATATCTCCATTTATCAAGTGGATTCAGAGTTTTTGAGTACAGAATATAGCAAGTTTTTTTTGGAGAATGTAATTACCGcagaaagaaatattaaaGAGGCAAGTAAGTCTCTACAGAAAATAGAAAGTGCTAGTAACTATAAGTCAAAAgctaatattttaatattaacTCTCAGAACTCTAACAGGTAATAAGGAAAATGACGGATATTCATCTAAAAATGATGATGGtaatttatcattttttccATTAGCAATTGACGCTGATCGACTTATGAATCTTTTCGTGCTTGTTACTTGTCGGGCTCAAATTAAAAATCTAAAGTGCCATTTATCatatttacaaaatttCTATAACAATGATAGCGACACAAAGTTTGGTATTTTAGGGTATGCATTGTCGACATTGGAAGCAGTTGTTTGCTATTTTGAAcaactaaaagaaaaagaaaattataGAAAGCTTATTGACTTTTGTAATTCAAATGAAAGACTAGTTAAGGTACTTTCGTCTACAAAAAAGTACGAGACAAATGCGGccttatattttttgagGAAATACGAAGGATCGTTAAGGTATAGAGATTCATTAGGTCAGTCTTTGCTTGCACTTTGTATCATCCATGGTAGGAACGATTTTTTATACCACATTTTAAATGAATACGAAACCTTATTTCCTATCGAGGATTTATTGGCTGATGAATCTATTGATGGTTCTACTTTATTAATCCAAGCTGTTAAGCACGATAATCAATATTCTGCCTCTCTCCTATTAAATATCCTGAAAGATAACTGTACTGAAATTGAGCTCATAGCATACATTAATAGACATGATATTAACAAAAGAACTGCTGGCCATTTCTTAACGAATGAATTGGAGGTCTTGAAATTAATGGgaaaatatatcaattggGTTCAAAAAGATAATGCAGGTCAAACGCCACtttttacaatatttaGAAGCTATGATCAAGATAATTATGATGAGATGGTATCACAGAGCATGGAATATGCAACTAACTGGTATGGACTGAATGggaaaaatttcaattacTTGGACCATGTTGATAAGAAAGGTAATACTCTGTTGCATATTTTAAAGTGCAACTTACCTATACTGCTGGCAGATAAACACATAAACGTCAATGCAACAAATAGATCAGGACAAACGCCACTAATGACTAGTATACGATACAAGAGAACTGAAAACATAAGAGACTTGCTTTGTGATCCTAGACTGAGAGTTGATATTacccaaaaaaataacgCGTTAACAGCTTTCGACTTTTCCAAGGATGACGAAATAACTCATTTATTAGGAGAGCATGAACTATTAAACTCACCTTGGCTAGCTGTTTATGCACACACATTGAAATATACCAATTCTCGCTGGAATCTTTCGCTTACTGTTAAGCTTAAAGACGCTCCTAAAACAACAAACTTTACACTAAAAACGTTAAGAGGAATACTAAGAGTTGTGAtaaagaacaacatgaccGTATTTTTACCTGTACAGGAATTAGTGGAAGATTTGATATCTTTCAACCGGATTAGATTTAGTGAATTAATGAGAATAAAAGTTTTAGAAATGTTGccttttatttcattctGCTTGTCGGCCTTAGTGCATATTAAAGTTCTTGATCTGAATGTGTTTCAAACTGAAGAGAATGCAATAAAATGGGTAAAGATGAACGGAAGCGTGGATAAAAAGACTAATCAAACTAGTGATATAACACCAGAAGATATCAGCATGATACAAaacttcttgaagttcaatATCACGGAAATAGAGCgcacaaaaaataaactggAAATAGCAGAAAAGTTGAGCCTTTTTTCAAgattaaaatcaaaagattTGCTTAACAGTAATGAAAATTATGTTACTATAGTCTCTCAATTAAGTTCAAAAAGATTTAGATCTACGCTAAAATATTCAGCAGAAGATACCAAATTACTATCTGTTAGAGCTGAAAAAGCCctactttcaaaaataacatatttaaaaatatgcGCACAGAAACTACACAACCATATACTATCAATCACAACGACTATGATATCTAATTGGTGGCATATCTATGGTGAATTACTAAACGCCCATAAGCATTACACTAGAGCTTTTCCTGAATTAGCAAATGTGACCACTGAAAATAGAGATTTGGCTTTACATAGAATGATTAGCAATCCTAAGCGAATTAAGTTGGAAGAAAGACTTTCtgaaaagatcaaagaTATTACCGAACAACTGAACAGTGTAGGGCATgatataaaacaaatgcATGAATTAGCTGCCGAAGAAGTGAGTAGATTTATTGACCTAAAAACAAAGTTTACCCTAGAATATGCTCTCCAATCTTATTTGACAATATCCAAACAGGAGCACATTGAGAAAGACAGGTTACATTGGGAATTTcaggaaaataaaacagTTTTTAAGCAGTAA